A stretch of Bordetella genomosp. 13 DNA encodes these proteins:
- a CDS encoding diguanylate cyclase: MEDPAVGILLYFIMPLWLLAGIADWACHRATDIARTAGPKESMLHLLMFGEIAVALLACLFLEINALVFAVMLAAFVLHEATALWDVSYAHTRRYISPFEQHVHSFLELLPLAAGILVAILHWDAFLSLFGLSATPADWTVRWKQTPLPAGYVAALLAAAVLLEALPFLEELWRGVRASRDAEGGPGEELGSAASGRADLAGKVD; this comes from the coding sequence ATGGAAGACCCGGCCGTCGGGATACTGCTCTACTTCATCATGCCGCTATGGCTGCTGGCCGGGATAGCAGACTGGGCCTGCCACCGCGCCACCGACATCGCGCGCACCGCCGGGCCCAAGGAGTCGATGCTGCACCTGCTGATGTTCGGCGAGATCGCCGTGGCGCTGCTGGCGTGCCTGTTCCTGGAAATCAACGCGCTCGTGTTCGCGGTGATGCTGGCTGCCTTCGTGCTGCACGAGGCCACGGCGCTGTGGGACGTGTCGTACGCGCACACGCGGCGCTACATCAGCCCCTTCGAACAGCACGTGCACAGCTTTCTCGAGCTGCTGCCGCTGGCCGCCGGCATCCTGGTGGCGATACTGCACTGGGACGCCTTCCTCTCGCTGTTCGGGCTGTCCGCCACGCCCGCCGACTGGACCGTGCGCTGGAAGCAGACGCCGCTGCCCGCGGGATACGTAGCCGCCCTGCTGGCCGCCGCCGTGCTGCTGGAGGCGCTGCCCTTTCTGGAAGAACTCTGGCGCGGCGTGAGAGCCAGCCGCGATGCGGAGGGCGGCCCGGGCGAGGAACTGGGGTCCGCCGCCTCGGGACGAGCGGACCTCGCGGGCAAGGTGGATTGA
- a CDS encoding glycosyltransferase family 9 protein, protein MRLAARSKDEYQDGKREGPAVDAWREARRILCVRLDGMGDVLMSTPAMRALKQSAPGRSLALLTSSAGAALQPFLPEVDTVLRHDCGWVRNDTRGNAADLDAIARIRAWRPDAAVIFTVYSQSPLPAAMLCHLAGVPRVLAHCRENPYRLISDWQRETDTDASMRHEVRRQLDLVAAVGAVASDESLSFRVRDEDRESLRAKVRAHGVADEEDWIAIHGGATAPSRRYPSALLAQAIDSLRGEGRRLLLLGSPEDGGLAPELARRRVHLPGLVDLSGQLTLGELGAAIERAAVLVCNNSGPAHIAAALHTPVVDLYALTNPQHTPWNTAHRVLYRDVPCRNCYRSTCPEGHHACLAGVPPRQVADAARELLAMPTATHGATAHM, encoded by the coding sequence ATGAGACTGGCCGCGCGCTCCAAGGACGAATACCAGGACGGGAAACGGGAAGGCCCGGCAGTGGACGCCTGGCGCGAGGCCCGGCGCATCCTGTGCGTGCGGCTGGACGGCATGGGCGACGTGCTGATGAGCACGCCCGCCATGCGGGCGTTGAAGCAGTCGGCGCCGGGCCGCTCGCTGGCCTTGCTGACCTCGTCCGCCGGCGCGGCGCTGCAGCCCTTCCTGCCAGAGGTCGACACCGTGCTGCGCCACGATTGCGGGTGGGTGCGCAACGATACGCGCGGCAACGCGGCCGACCTCGACGCGATCGCGCGCATCCGGGCGTGGCGCCCCGACGCCGCGGTGATCTTCACCGTCTACAGCCAGAGTCCGCTGCCCGCCGCGATGCTCTGCCACCTGGCCGGCGTGCCCCGCGTGCTGGCGCATTGCCGCGAGAACCCTTATCGGCTGATCAGCGACTGGCAGCGCGAGACGGACACCGATGCGTCGATGCGCCATGAAGTGCGCAGGCAGCTGGACCTGGTGGCGGCCGTGGGGGCCGTAGCCAGCGACGAGTCGCTGTCGTTTCGCGTGCGTGACGAAGACCGCGAGTCGCTGCGCGCCAAGGTGCGCGCCCACGGCGTGGCCGACGAGGAGGACTGGATCGCGATTCATGGCGGCGCGACTGCGCCGTCGAGGCGCTATCCCAGCGCGCTGCTGGCACAGGCCATCGACAGCCTGCGCGGCGAGGGCCGCCGCCTGTTGCTGCTCGGCAGTCCCGAGGATGGCGGACTCGCTCCGGAGCTAGCGCGTCGGCGCGTGCACCTGCCGGGCCTGGTGGACCTGTCCGGGCAGTTGACGCTGGGGGAGTTGGGCGCCGCCATCGAACGGGCGGCCGTGCTGGTCTGCAACAACAGCGGCCCGGCCCATATCGCCGCGGCGCTGCACACGCCGGTGGTGGATCTGTATGCGCTGACCAACCCGCAGCACACGCCATGGAACACCGCGCACCGCGTGCTGTATCGGGACGTGCCGTGCCGCAATTGCTACCGCAGCACGTGTCCGGAAGGGCATCACGCCTGCCTGGCCGGCGTGCCGCCCCGGCAGGTGGCGGACGCGGCGCGCGAGCTGCTGGCCATGCCGACCGCGACACACGGCGCGACAGCGCATATGTAA
- a CDS encoding glycosyltransferase family 4 protein: protein MKRIALVSEHASPLAEPGSVDCGGQNVYVAQVASQLAATGCEVDVYTRRDDPFAPETVQWQPGVRVVHVPAGPARFLPKEEMLPYMDAFGEYLSQRIGAMEASYDVIHANFFMSALASLTAARRHGIPLVVTFHALGRVRRQHQGDSDGFSDLRFEIEDEVVRHADLIVAECPQDRQDLLDLYGADPRRIAIAPCGFDPTEMQPVDMATARAALGWREGEFTILQLGRMVPRKGVDNVIRALGRLRGHHGIDARLCVVGGNSVEPCEQSTPELGRLRGIARDEGVLPWVEFTGRRDRMALRDYYCASDVFVTTPWYEPFGITPVEAMACGRPVVGSDTGGIRSTVVHGQTGFLVPPRDPGVLAVRLAALARDPGLCQRMGAAGQRRAHRLYTWDRVAHALLGIYRRVSRPTITTQPAIAIAAHSH from the coding sequence ATGAAGAGAATCGCCCTGGTCAGCGAGCATGCGTCGCCGTTGGCGGAGCCCGGCAGTGTCGACTGCGGCGGGCAGAACGTGTACGTGGCGCAGGTTGCCAGCCAGCTCGCGGCGACGGGATGCGAAGTGGACGTGTATACGCGTCGCGACGACCCGTTTGCTCCGGAGACCGTGCAATGGCAGCCCGGCGTGCGTGTCGTGCACGTGCCCGCGGGCCCGGCGCGTTTCCTTCCCAAGGAGGAAATGCTTCCTTATATGGACGCCTTCGGCGAGTACCTGTCGCAGCGCATCGGCGCGATGGAGGCCTCGTATGACGTGATCCACGCCAACTTCTTCATGTCGGCGCTCGCGTCGTTGACGGCCGCGCGCCGGCACGGGATTCCGTTGGTCGTCACATTCCATGCCCTGGGCCGCGTGCGTCGTCAGCACCAGGGCGATAGCGATGGGTTCTCGGATCTGCGCTTCGAGATCGAGGACGAGGTCGTGCGCCATGCCGACCTGATCGTCGCCGAGTGTCCGCAGGACCGTCAGGACCTGCTGGATCTGTATGGCGCGGATCCGCGGCGCATCGCGATCGCGCCGTGCGGCTTCGATCCGACAGAGATGCAGCCCGTGGACATGGCGACGGCGCGCGCGGCGCTGGGCTGGCGCGAAGGCGAGTTCACGATCCTGCAGCTGGGCCGCATGGTGCCGCGCAAAGGGGTGGACAACGTGATACGCGCGCTGGGCCGCCTGCGCGGCCATCATGGCATCGACGCGCGCCTGTGCGTGGTGGGCGGCAACAGCGTGGAACCTTGCGAACAGAGCACGCCCGAACTGGGCCGTCTGCGCGGCATCGCGCGCGACGAGGGCGTGCTGCCGTGGGTCGAGTTCACCGGTCGGCGCGACCGCATGGCGCTGCGCGACTACTACTGCGCCAGCGACGTGTTCGTGACCACGCCCTGGTACGAGCCTTTCGGCATCACGCCGGTCGAGGCCATGGCCTGCGGGCGGCCCGTCGTGGGATCGGACACCGGCGGTATCCGCAGCACGGTCGTTCACGGCCAGACCGGTTTCCTGGTGCCGCCGCGCGATCCGGGCGTGCTGGCGGTTCGGCTCGCCGCGCTGGCGCGCGACCCGGGCCTGTGCCAGCGCATGGGCGCAGCAGGGCAGCGCCGCGCGCACCGGCTGTACACGTGGGACCGCGTCGCGCATGCGCTGCTGGGCATTTACCGCCGCGTGTCGCGGCCCACGATCACGACGCAGCCCGCGATCGCGATCGCCGCACATTCACACTGA
- a CDS encoding glycosyltransferase family 2 protein has translation MSLATSLGAAFVEFPVSVVVPTYRRPDMLARCLEALLTQDFTGAYEIVVCDDEPGARTEALVASLAGRCRKGGPTLRYLAISATQGPAAARNQGWQAARGEIIAFTDDDTEPAPDWLTQGVHALKPGVHAVAGRIEMPLPQRPTDYERDASGLSRAEFATANCFVRRAALQAVGGFDTRFEMAWREDSDLHFSLLEHGFVVENAPDAVVVHPIRPAPFGVGLRMQRKVMYDTLLYAKHPRLYRARVRQGPPWFYLSVTGALVVCLAAAAAGAWWVAAVAGVIWLALTASFFARRLEGLSRAPSHVAELALTSVAIPPLSIGWRIVGMFRYGRRFP, from the coding sequence ATGAGTCTGGCCACCTCGCTGGGCGCGGCCTTCGTCGAGTTCCCCGTATCCGTCGTCGTGCCGACCTACCGGCGTCCGGACATGCTGGCCAGGTGCCTGGAGGCCCTGCTGACGCAGGATTTCACGGGCGCCTATGAGATCGTCGTCTGCGACGACGAGCCCGGCGCGCGCACCGAAGCGCTGGTGGCCAGCCTGGCGGGCCGCTGCCGCAAGGGCGGCCCGACCCTGCGCTATCTGGCCATCTCCGCCACGCAAGGCCCGGCCGCGGCGCGCAATCAGGGCTGGCAGGCGGCGCGCGGCGAGATCATCGCCTTTACCGACGACGATACCGAGCCCGCGCCGGACTGGCTGACGCAAGGCGTGCATGCCCTGAAGCCGGGCGTGCATGCCGTGGCCGGCCGCATCGAGATGCCGCTGCCTCAGCGGCCCACCGATTACGAGCGCGATGCCAGCGGGCTCTCCCGCGCCGAGTTCGCCACGGCGAACTGCTTCGTGCGGCGCGCGGCCCTGCAGGCCGTGGGCGGATTCGATACCCGCTTCGAGATGGCTTGGCGCGAGGATTCCGACCTGCATTTCTCGCTGCTCGAGCATGGCTTCGTGGTGGAGAACGCGCCCGACGCCGTGGTGGTGCATCCCATCCGGCCGGCGCCCTTCGGCGTGGGCCTGCGCATGCAGCGCAAGGTGATGTACGACACGCTGCTCTATGCGAAGCACCCGCGCCTGTACCGCGCCCGGGTGCGCCAGGGGCCGCCCTGGTTCTATCTGTCGGTGACGGGCGCGCTGGTGGTGTGCCTGGCCGCCGCGGCGGCGGGCGCGTGGTGGGTGGCGGCGGTGGCGGGCGTGATCTGGCTCGCGTTGACCGCGAGCTTCTTCGCGCGGCGTCTGGAGGGGCTGTCGCGCGCGCCGTCCCACGTTGCCGAACTGGCGCTGACGTCCGTGGCGATTCCTCCTTTGTCCATCGGCTGGCGCATCGTCGGCATGTTTCGCTACGGCAGGAGGTTTCCATGA
- a CDS encoding carbamoyltransferase family protein, producing MYTLGINAAFHDCAAALVRDGEVLAAAEEERFTRIKHGKRPVPFTTWQLPYHAIDYCLREEGLVLRDVDRIVYAFDPRLLDVPGARDGVITLPLEPSGARRPEHEGSPWDPLFLSYIVNAPRQLLDGAPHHLRARFSGLTLDHILQRWQYVEHHLAHEASAFLASPFDDTAVLTMDGRGEAATTSYGHFSGGRYERIKQISLPHSLGLLYEEVTDYLGFLRSSDEYKVMALASFGEPVHRGAFREIVRLDEEGGYTLAPARLVERFGPARERGAPFEKRHQEIARSLQFVLEETVLHMTQWLHRKTGAKNLCMAGGVALNCVMNARVARDGPFDDVWVQPAAGDAGTALGAALYADYMRDGEGGQGRGRRWHMHHAYLGPAYDDDTIEAFLRSSRVPYRRLDNVAQAAAELLAQDKILGWFQGRMEFGPRALGARSILASPINADMQSRLNALKDREDFRPVAPAVMEERAHEWFDARGKPGICAPYMLFVFDVLPERAARIPAVRHTDGTARVQTVRRDQNERYYDTLAAFERLTGVPVLVNTSFNTRGEPVVCTPRDALESFWTSPLDALVIGSFLVEKPV from the coding sequence ATGTACACGCTAGGAATCAATGCCGCCTTCCACGATTGCGCTGCCGCCCTGGTGCGAGATGGCGAGGTGCTGGCCGCCGCAGAGGAAGAACGCTTCACCCGCATCAAGCACGGCAAGCGGCCAGTGCCGTTCACGACCTGGCAGTTGCCTTACCACGCCATCGACTACTGCCTGCGGGAGGAGGGGCTGGTGCTGCGCGACGTGGACCGCATCGTCTACGCGTTCGATCCCAGACTGCTCGATGTGCCGGGCGCCCGGGATGGCGTCATCACGCTGCCGCTGGAGCCGTCCGGCGCGCGGCGTCCCGAGCACGAAGGCTCGCCGTGGGATCCGTTGTTCCTGTCCTATATCGTGAATGCGCCGCGGCAGCTGCTGGACGGCGCACCCCATCATCTGCGCGCCCGCTTCTCCGGACTGACGCTGGATCACATCCTGCAACGCTGGCAGTACGTCGAGCACCATCTGGCGCACGAGGCCAGCGCGTTCCTGGCCAGTCCGTTCGACGACACGGCGGTCCTGACCATGGACGGCCGCGGCGAGGCCGCGACCACGAGCTACGGGCATTTCTCGGGCGGGCGCTACGAACGGATCAAGCAGATCAGCCTGCCGCACTCGCTGGGCTTGCTGTACGAAGAGGTGACCGACTACCTCGGATTCCTGCGCTCCTCGGATGAGTACAAGGTGATGGCGCTCGCCTCGTTCGGCGAGCCCGTGCATCGCGGCGCGTTCCGCGAAATCGTGCGGTTGGACGAAGAGGGCGGCTACACGCTGGCGCCGGCGCGCCTGGTGGAGCGCTTCGGGCCGGCGCGCGAGCGCGGCGCGCCGTTCGAGAAACGGCATCAGGAGATCGCCCGGTCGCTGCAGTTCGTGCTGGAGGAAACCGTGCTGCACATGACGCAATGGCTGCACCGCAAGACCGGCGCGAAGAACCTCTGCATGGCGGGCGGTGTCGCGCTGAACTGTGTGATGAATGCCCGCGTGGCCAGGGACGGGCCCTTCGACGACGTGTGGGTGCAGCCGGCCGCCGGCGACGCCGGCACGGCCCTGGGCGCGGCGCTGTATGCCGACTACATGCGCGACGGCGAGGGCGGGCAGGGCCGTGGCCGACGCTGGCACATGCACCACGCGTATCTCGGCCCCGCCTATGACGACGACACGATCGAGGCCTTCCTGCGCAGTTCGCGCGTGCCGTATCGCAGACTGGACAACGTGGCGCAGGCCGCGGCCGAGCTGCTGGCGCAGGACAAGATCCTGGGCTGGTTCCAGGGGCGCATGGAGTTCGGCCCGCGGGCGCTGGGCGCGCGCTCCATCCTGGCTTCGCCGATCAATGCCGACATGCAGTCCCGGCTGAACGCGCTGAAGGACCGGGAGGACTTCCGGCCGGTCGCCCCCGCGGTGATGGAAGAACGCGCCCACGAATGGTTCGACGCCAGGGGCAAGCCGGGCATCTGCGCGCCGTACATGCTGTTCGTGTTCGACGTGCTGCCGGAGCGCGCGGCGCGCATACCCGCCGTGCGCCACACCGACGGCACGGCGCGCGTGCAGACCGTGCGCCGCGACCAGAACGAGCGCTACTACGACACGCTGGCCGCCTTCGAGCGCCTGACCGGGGTGCCGGTGCTGGTGAATACCTCGTTCAACACCCGCGGCGAGCCGGTGGTCTGCACCCCACGCGATGCGCTCGAGTCCTTCTGGACCTCGCCGCTGGACGCATTGGTGATCGGTTCTTTCCTGGTGGAGAAACCCGTATGA
- a CDS encoding ATP-binding cassette domain-containing protein gives MAKPDSADHARREVFRTIGMALWRNRGRTALAMVLLVAAKLLMVTVPALLKRIVDALSEPAALLTVPVFLLLGYAAVRFAGSLFTELRDLVFTRVAQSTVADFTVRMFEHMQRLGARFHSSRQTGALARDMERGTAGVGYLLGTALFTLLPTLVEIVTVVVILVLGYSLWFALIVAVTFIAYFSYTYVLTERRAILQRELNELDSRASGRIVDSLLNYEAVKLNANEAIESRRLNGVLDEWIGVGVLNQRSLSRLHIGQSAIIAAGVGLVMLLAGQQVVQMRMTVGDLVLVNAYIIQICLPLNTLGLIFRQAKEALINAERVCELLLVPAESGDGERMPDLRVQGGEITFEHVSFGYEPGRNILWDVSFTVPAGATVAIVGGSGSGKSTVARLLFRFYDPDEGRVLIDGQDLRNVGRASLRRSLGIVPQDTLLFNDTIAYNIAYSRPDADAGQVEEAASGARVHEFIASLPAAYETPVGERGVKLSGGERQRIAIARALLKNPPIMVFDEATSALDTRTERAIQAELDRIAQGRTTMIIAHRLSTIVNADRILVLDHGRIVEQGTHRELLDAGGMYAQMWSLQRQQQELEQAGAVLSRQPVNLAALVAGVLDSVREISDAKGVNVYTAIEREAARITGDPSALQQLIWNLCTHAVAVTPTGGRIALRLHRNGPDAQLTITDGRPPTASAVAYAHIDGVPDGLREAAALDPEEVAAEAQRLGARFEHRREPSGECSDTMSFPLRAVVELPAASSTNAVDLHGISVMLVDDQVEARELVAELLQEYGAAVTAYADGPTVLAELRQRETATWPGVLVSDISLGEMDGYELIRNVRAVEAERGIPLARRLPAIALSGLATPDDRLRALLAGFQGHLGKPADPRELAATVRVMARPPVPTQVPDGPASPGA, from the coding sequence ATGGCGAAACCGGACAGCGCGGATCACGCGCGCCGCGAGGTATTCCGTACGATAGGCATGGCGCTGTGGCGCAATCGCGGCCGCACCGCGTTGGCAATGGTGCTGCTGGTGGCGGCCAAGCTCTTGATGGTGACCGTGCCCGCGCTGCTCAAGCGCATCGTCGACGCCCTCAGCGAGCCGGCCGCCCTGCTCACCGTTCCCGTGTTCCTGCTGCTGGGATATGCGGCGGTGCGATTCGCGGGCAGCCTGTTCACCGAACTGCGCGACCTGGTCTTCACGCGCGTGGCGCAGTCGACCGTGGCGGACTTCACGGTGCGCATGTTCGAGCACATGCAGCGCCTGGGCGCGCGCTTCCATTCCTCGCGCCAGACCGGCGCGCTGGCGCGCGACATGGAGCGCGGCACCGCCGGTGTGGGCTACCTGCTGGGCACGGCGCTGTTCACGCTGCTGCCCACGCTGGTGGAGATCGTCACCGTCGTAGTCATCCTGGTGCTGGGCTACAGCCTGTGGTTCGCCTTGATCGTCGCCGTGACCTTCATTGCCTATTTCAGCTATACCTATGTGCTGACCGAGCGCCGCGCGATCCTGCAGCGCGAGTTGAACGAACTCGATTCGCGGGCCAGCGGCCGCATCGTCGACAGCCTGCTGAACTATGAAGCGGTCAAGCTCAATGCCAACGAAGCGATCGAGTCGCGCCGGCTGAACGGCGTGCTGGACGAATGGATAGGCGTGGGCGTGCTGAACCAGCGTTCGCTGTCGCGCCTGCACATCGGGCAAAGCGCCATCATCGCGGCGGGGGTCGGCCTCGTGATGCTGCTGGCCGGCCAGCAGGTGGTGCAGATGCGCATGACGGTGGGCGACCTGGTCCTGGTGAACGCGTACATCATCCAGATCTGCCTTCCGTTGAATACGCTGGGCCTGATCTTCCGCCAGGCGAAGGAAGCGCTGATCAACGCCGAGCGCGTCTGCGAACTGCTGCTGGTGCCCGCCGAATCGGGCGACGGCGAACGCATGCCGGATCTGCGCGTGCAGGGCGGCGAGATCACGTTCGAGCACGTCAGCTTCGGCTACGAGCCAGGCCGCAACATTCTCTGGGACGTCAGCTTCACCGTGCCGGCGGGCGCGACGGTGGCGATCGTGGGCGGCAGCGGATCCGGGAAGTCGACCGTGGCGCGGCTATTGTTCCGCTTCTATGACCCTGACGAGGGCCGCGTGCTGATCGACGGGCAGGACCTGCGCAACGTGGGCCGCGCCAGCCTGCGGCGCTCGTTGGGCATCGTGCCGCAGGACACGCTGCTGTTCAACGACACCATCGCCTACAACATCGCCTACAGCCGGCCGGATGCCGACGCGGGACAAGTGGAGGAGGCCGCCAGCGGCGCGCGGGTGCACGAGTTCATCGCCAGCCTGCCTGCTGCGTACGAAACGCCCGTGGGCGAGCGCGGCGTCAAGCTGTCGGGCGGCGAGCGGCAGCGCATCGCGATCGCGCGGGCCTTGCTGAAGAACCCGCCCATCATGGTGTTCGACGAGGCGACCTCGGCGCTGGACACACGCACCGAGCGGGCCATCCAGGCCGAACTGGACCGCATCGCGCAGGGCCGCACGACGATGATCATCGCGCATCGGCTGTCGACGATCGTCAACGCGGACCGCATCCTCGTCCTGGATCATGGTCGCATCGTGGAGCAGGGCACACACCGCGAACTGCTGGACGCCGGCGGCATGTACGCGCAGATGTGGTCGCTGCAACGGCAACAGCAGGAGCTCGAGCAGGCGGGCGCGGTGCTGAGCCGCCAGCCCGTGAACCTCGCGGCGCTGGTCGCCGGGGTCCTGGATTCGGTGCGCGAGATCAGCGATGCGAAGGGCGTGAACGTGTACACCGCCATCGAGCGCGAGGCGGCGCGCATCACCGGCGACCCCAGCGCGTTGCAGCAGCTCATATGGAACCTCTGCACGCATGCGGTGGCCGTGACGCCGACGGGCGGGCGGATCGCGCTGCGCCTGCATCGCAACGGGCCCGATGCACAGCTGACCATCACGGATGGACGGCCGCCGACTGCCTCGGCCGTGGCGTACGCGCATATCGACGGCGTGCCCGACGGCCTGCGCGAGGCCGCGGCGCTGGACCCCGAGGAGGTCGCCGCGGAGGCCCAGCGCCTGGGCGCGCGCTTCGAGCACCGGCGCGAACCCTCGGGCGAGTGCAGCGACACCATGTCCTTCCCTTTGCGCGCCGTGGTGGAGCTGCCGGCCGCCAGCTCGACCAACGCGGTCGACCTGCATGGCATCAGCGTGATGCTGGTGGACGATCAGGTCGAGGCGCGCGAGCTGGTGGCCGAGTTGCTGCAGGAGTATGGCGCCGCCGTGACGGCCTATGCCGATGGGCCGACCGTGCTGGCGGAACTGCGGCAGCGCGAGACCGCGACGTGGCCCGGCGTACTGGTAAGCGACATCTCCTTGGGAGAGATGGACGGCTATGAGTTGATAAGAAACGTGCGCGCCGTCGAAGCCGAGCGCGGCATACCGCTGGCGCGCCGCCTGCCTGCCATCGCGCTGTCCGGCCTCGCGACGCCCGACGACCGCCTGCGCGCGCTGCTGGCCGGATTCCAGGGCCACCTGGGCAAACCCGCGGACCCCCGCGAGCTTGCCGCGACGGTGCGCGTCATGGCCCGTCCTCCCGTGCCGACGCAGGTCCCCGACGGTCCGGCGTCGCCCGGCGCCTGA
- a CDS encoding SDR family oxidoreductase, with translation MQDLETLAGRVVLVTGGASGLGTALCTMLAEEGASVAVADLNAQRAEQVAGQLAENGGNAIPIVMDVGRADEVRAGLERTAERFGRLDAVINSAAVDVTASIDELEIDDWERVLRTNLTGPFLLAKLARNVLSPGGHIVNIASTASRRAWPNASAYHASKWGLLGLSHALHAELRSAGLKVSAVIAGGMRTPFLLDRFPDIDVQNLQDPRHVARAVRFVLTQPAETVVPEVMVLPMRETSWP, from the coding sequence ATGCAGGATCTGGAAACGCTGGCCGGCCGCGTGGTGCTGGTGACGGGTGGAGCAAGCGGCCTGGGTACGGCGCTGTGCACGATGCTGGCGGAAGAGGGCGCCAGCGTCGCGGTCGCGGACCTCAATGCCCAGCGCGCGGAGCAGGTGGCCGGCCAACTGGCCGAGAACGGCGGCAACGCCATTCCGATCGTCATGGACGTGGGCAGGGCGGATGAGGTGCGCGCCGGCCTGGAGCGCACGGCCGAACGCTTCGGCCGCCTGGACGCCGTGATCAACAGCGCGGCCGTGGACGTCACCGCCTCGATCGACGAACTGGAGATCGACGACTGGGAGCGCGTGCTGCGCACGAATCTCACCGGCCCGTTCCTGTTGGCGAAGCTGGCGCGCAATGTCCTGTCGCCCGGCGGCCACATCGTGAACATCGCATCGACGGCGTCGCGCCGTGCGTGGCCGAATGCCAGCGCCTACCACGCCAGCAAGTGGGGCCTGCTGGGCCTGTCGCACGCGCTGCATGCTGAACTGCGCTCGGCCGGGTTGAAGGTGAGCGCGGTGATCGCCGGCGGCATGCGCACGCCGTTCCTGCTGGACCGGTTCCCCGACATCGACGTGCAGAATCTGCAGGACCCCAGGCACGTCGCGCGCGCTGTGCGCTTCGTGCTGACCCAGCCCGCCGAAACGGTGGTGCCCGAGGTCATGGTGCTGCCCATGCGGGAAACGTCATGGCCCTGA
- a CDS encoding D-glycero-alpha-D-manno-heptose-1,7-bisphosphate 7-phosphatase — MALTPAVFMDKDGTLLVDEPYNVDPARMAFAPGAYAGLCALGAMGVPLIVVSNQPGVALGCFPEAALHGVQERLAEMFRAAGAELAGFYYCPHLPAARGAKPGCPCRKPGCGMLLRAARDHDVDLQRSWMIGDILDDVEAGNRAGCRSVLLDVGNETEWLDGPHREPHHRLPDFAAAARVVMAGLSSTCLEVA, encoded by the coding sequence ATGGCCCTGACGCCGGCGGTATTCATGGACAAGGACGGTACGCTGCTGGTGGACGAGCCCTACAACGTCGACCCGGCGCGCATGGCATTCGCCCCCGGCGCGTATGCGGGACTGTGCGCCCTGGGCGCCATGGGCGTGCCGTTGATCGTGGTCAGCAACCAGCCGGGCGTGGCGCTGGGCTGTTTTCCCGAGGCCGCGCTGCACGGCGTGCAGGAGCGGCTGGCCGAGATGTTCCGCGCCGCGGGCGCGGAGCTCGCCGGCTTCTACTACTGCCCGCACTTGCCTGCGGCGCGCGGCGCGAAGCCTGGATGCCCGTGCCGCAAGCCCGGCTGCGGCATGCTGCTGCGCGCGGCGCGCGATCACGACGTCGATCTCCAGCGGTCCTGGATGATCGGCGACATCCTCGACGACGTGGAGGCCGGCAATCGCGCGGGCTGCCGCTCCGTGCTGCTGGACGTGGGCAACGAGACCGAATGGCTCGATGGTCCGCACCGCGAGCCGCACCATCGCTTGCCCGACTTCGCGGCCGCGGCGCGCGTCGTGATGGCCGGACTGTCTTCCACTTGCCTGGAGGTGGCATGA